A single Rattus norvegicus strain BN/NHsdMcwi chromosome 5, GRCr8, whole genome shotgun sequence DNA region contains:
- the Slc25a51 gene encoding mitochondrial nicotinamide adenine dinucleotide transporter SLC25A51: protein MMGSEAHDKRPPMLTSSNQDLSPHLADVGQIKHYFCGCCAAFNNVAITYPVQKILFRQQLYGIKTRDAILQLRKDGFRNLYRGILPPLMQKTTTLALMFGLYEDLSRLLRKHVSNAPEFATRSVAALLAGTTEAILTPLERVQTLLQDHKHHDKFTNTYQAFRALRCHGVAEYYRGLVPILFRNGFSNILFFGLRGPIKEHLPTATTNSEHLVNDFICGGVLGAMLGFLSFPVNVVKARIQSQIGGPFQSLPMVFKTIWIERDRKLINLFRGAHLNYHRSLISWGIINATYEFLLKIV from the coding sequence ATGATGGGCTCAGAAGCTCATGACAAGAGGCCTCCGATGTTGACCTCATCAAACCAGGACTTGTCACCTCACCTCGCGGACGTGGGGCAAATAAAGCATTACTTCTGTGGCTGCTGCGCCGCTTTCAACAACGTGGCCATCACTTACCCTGTTCAGAAGATCCTCTTCCGGCAGCAGCTGTACGGCATCAAAACCCGGGACGCCATCCTGCAGTTGAGGAAGGATGGGTTCCGCAACTTGTACCGGGGAATCCTCCCCCCACTGATGCAGAAGACGACCACGCTGGCGCTTATGTTTGGTCTGTATGAGGACCTGTCGCGCCTGCTCCGCAAGCACGTGAGCAACGCTCCTGAGTTTGCCACCCGAAGTGTGGCAGCACTGCTTGCCGGGACAACAGAAGCCATTCTCACTCCATTGGAAAGGGTTCAGACTTTGCTTCAGGACCACAAGCATCATGATAAGTTCACAAACACTTACCAGGCCTTCCGGGCGCTCAGATGCCATGGGGTTGCAGAGTATTACCGAGGCTTGGTGCCCATCCTTTTCCGAAATGGATTCAGCAATATCCTTTTCTTTGGCCTTCGTGGGCCCATTAAGGAGCATCTGCCTACTGCCACTACAAATAGTGAACATCTGGTCAACGACTTCATCTGTGGAGGTGTGCTCGGAGCCATGCTGGGCTTCTTAAGCTTCCCCGTTAATGTTGTAAAAGCTCGAATACAGTCTCAGATTGGTGGGCCGTTCCAGTCTCTCCCCATGGTTTTCAAGACAATCTGGATAGAACGGGACAGGAAACTGATCAATCTTTTCAGAGGTGCACATCTGAATTACCACCGCTCGCTCATCTCCTGGGGAATAATCAATGCAACTTATGAGTTTTTGTTAAAGATTGTGTGA